The Deltaproteobacteria bacterium RBG_16_64_85 genome includes a region encoding these proteins:
- a CDS encoding quinolinate synthase produces the protein MEQGALKKEIRELLARRNAVLLAHNYQRDEIQEIADITGDSLGLSQEAARSGAEVIVFCGVHFMAESAAILSPAKTVLLPRMDAGCPMADMITADDLRAWRTVHPGAVVVTYVNSSAEVKALSDVCCTSGNAVNVVRSVPPEKEIFMVPDRNLAHYVAKVSGRRLSWWDGYCPTHERLTVADTARAKGAHPEALLVVHPECRPEVVAMADAVLSTSGMYGYCRRSTAKEFVVGTEMGILYRLRKENPGKKFHLASRALICPNMKLTTLEDVRDALATLSPEVTVPREIREKALAALEAMLRVPRDAS, from the coding sequence ATGGAGCAGGGAGCGCTGAAAAAAGAGATCCGGGAGCTTTTGGCCCGGCGGAATGCCGTCCTTCTGGCGCACAACTACCAACGGGACGAGATCCAGGAGATCGCCGACATCACCGGGGACTCCCTGGGATTGAGCCAGGAGGCGGCCCGGTCGGGGGCGGAGGTGATCGTCTTCTGCGGCGTCCACTTCATGGCGGAGAGCGCCGCCATCTTGTCGCCCGCGAAGACCGTCCTCCTGCCGCGGATGGACGCCGGCTGCCCGATGGCCGACATGATCACGGCGGACGACCTGCGCGCATGGCGCACCGTCCACCCCGGGGCCGTCGTGGTGACCTACGTCAACTCGTCGGCGGAGGTGAAGGCGCTCTCCGATGTCTGCTGCACCTCGGGCAACGCCGTCAACGTCGTCCGGTCGGTCCCTCCGGAAAAAGAGATCTTCATGGTCCCCGACCGGAACCTGGCGCACTACGTCGCGAAGGTTTCCGGCCGGCGGCTTTCCTGGTGGGACGGCTATTGCCCCACCCACGAGCGGCTCACGGTGGCGGATACCGCAAGGGCAAAGGGAGCGCACCCGGAAGCCTTGCTCGTCGTTCACCCCGAATGCCGTCCGGAGGTCGTGGCGATGGCCGACGCCGTCCTGTCCACCTCGGGGATGTACGGCTACTGCCGCCGGTCGACGGCGAAGGAGTTCGTCGTGGGCACGGAGATGGGGATCCTCTACCGGCTCCGGAAGGAGAATCCCGGAAAGAAGTTCCATCTGGCCTCCCGCGCTCTCATCTGCCCCAACATGAAGCTCACCACGCTCGAGGACGTCCGGGACGCGCTGGCGACGCTCTCCCCCGAGGTCACGGTACCGCGGGAGATCCGGGAGAAGGCCCTCGCGGCCCTGGAGGCGATGCTCCGCGTCCCCCGCGACGCCTCCTGA
- a CDS encoding transcription-repair coupling factor, whose amino-acid sequence MLARTPTLSFEYLARALETRDRACLQVLRAPVGIRTFLVSALFKRLARPILFLTPTVAEAEESFREIAAYLGEKSCALFPSVEVAPYEEMPPYAPAVHDRMRALHRLVEGGPSVVVSPVEAALEKTLPREAFLGAMRRVSAGMEIDVAEFSRHLSETGYARLPSTAEAGDFSVRGGIVEVCSPAHGFPARLTFDGDRIESLRWFDPKTQRTRSEGGELIVIPCSQVITRPEYLSAAAATAGESFRDALGQGIRYHGIETILPLLYGRAASLFEYLPEGAVIAAVDTAGCLFHARNVFAGAEENHLLAGQEKGFPAPAEIFVPPQELLLKFQEAPVLCFDSIEVAPFGRKDAVRGEIDAQGNEDIRRSTVTSASEGLLFPLAGEAKEWWKRGSRFVVTSLSPSQSDRMEELLGRYSLPLTSGATLSDSIEGGKGIALCCSEVTRGFRFPELGVAVVTEAEVFGEKARVRKGRREAAPPVEEFSLTELRVNDLAVHVDHGIGVYRGLLRRQAAGVEGDFLVLEYAGGDRLFVPVEKMSRVQRYVASEEDRPRLARLGGTAWQRAKQRVRDSLLAMAQDLIGVQAKRQLATRPPSVPPDAVFREFEAAFDHEETPDQQKVIEEVIRDLTSPRPMDRLVCGDVGYGKTEVAIRAALKVVLDGRQAAVLVPTTVLAEQHYQTFRRRLSGYPVRVENLSRFQSKAGQARVAKDLAGGLVDIVIGTHRLLQKDVSFRNLGVVIIDEEQRFGVAHKERLKKMRASVDVLTLSATPIPRTLHMAFSGIRDISIIATPPEDRLSIRTFVLPFSEETIREAVDREVRRGGQVFFVHNRVQSLPAMERYLREILPDVRIGVAHGQTDEEELSHAMDDFAARRTDLLLCTAIIEAGLDIANANTILVNQAHRFGLAQLYQLRGRVGRDRHRAYAYFLLPKDVAMTRHATQRLAVLEELTELGSGFKIASHDLEIRGAGNLLGKDQSGQIHQVGYELYTQLLSESMAELSGKAVAEEEEPELDLRIPAFLPDDYLPEAGVRLEFYRRLAMAKTVDAADELELELLDRFGRLPAPAKALCDLSRLRVRMREAGVRELKRGNGALYLTLSDRAEVDRRLLVQWVTREKAAFSFVRGEVLAMKFPGDAPEGVLSAAKNLLNRFPPGRSI is encoded by the coding sequence ATGCTTGCCCGCACGCCGACCCTTTCCTTCGAGTATCTCGCTCGCGCCCTCGAAACGCGGGACCGGGCGTGCCTGCAGGTCCTGCGGGCCCCCGTCGGCATCCGGACGTTTCTCGTCTCGGCGCTCTTCAAGCGTCTGGCGCGCCCGATCCTGTTCCTCACCCCCACGGTCGCGGAGGCGGAGGAGAGCTTCCGGGAAATTGCCGCGTACCTGGGGGAGAAATCGTGTGCCCTTTTCCCTTCCGTGGAGGTTGCCCCCTACGAGGAGATGCCTCCCTACGCACCCGCGGTCCACGACCGGATGCGGGCCCTTCATCGGCTGGTGGAGGGCGGCCCGTCCGTTGTGGTCTCCCCCGTGGAGGCGGCGCTCGAGAAGACGCTTCCCCGGGAGGCGTTTCTCGGGGCGATGCGCCGGGTGTCCGCGGGGATGGAGATCGACGTCGCAGAATTCTCCCGGCACCTCTCCGAAACCGGGTACGCGCGGCTTCCCTCGACGGCGGAGGCGGGAGACTTCTCCGTCCGGGGAGGGATCGTCGAGGTCTGCAGCCCCGCCCACGGCTTTCCGGCCCGCCTGACCTTCGACGGGGACCGGATCGAGTCGCTGCGCTGGTTCGACCCGAAGACCCAGCGGACCCGCTCGGAGGGGGGCGAGCTGATCGTGATCCCCTGCTCCCAGGTGATCACCCGGCCGGAGTATCTGTCGGCGGCGGCCGCCACAGCGGGCGAGTCCTTCCGGGACGCGCTCGGCCAGGGGATCCGCTATCACGGTATCGAGACGATTCTTCCCCTCCTCTACGGCCGGGCGGCCTCCCTGTTCGAATATCTGCCAGAAGGGGCGGTGATCGCCGCGGTCGATACGGCGGGATGTCTCTTCCACGCGCGAAACGTCTTCGCCGGCGCCGAGGAAAACCATCTGCTGGCCGGACAGGAAAAGGGCTTTCCGGCTCCCGCGGAGATCTTCGTCCCGCCGCAGGAGCTCCTCCTGAAGTTTCAGGAGGCTCCGGTTCTCTGCTTCGACTCCATCGAGGTCGCCCCCTTCGGGCGAAAGGACGCGGTCCGGGGGGAGATCGACGCGCAGGGGAACGAGGACATCCGGCGGAGCACGGTCACCTCCGCCTCGGAAGGGCTTCTCTTCCCCCTTGCCGGCGAGGCGAAGGAGTGGTGGAAGCGGGGGAGCCGTTTCGTGGTGACGTCCCTGTCGCCCTCCCAATCCGACCGGATGGAGGAGCTGCTGGGGCGGTACTCCCTCCCCCTGACCTCCGGGGCGACGCTTTCCGATTCGATCGAGGGGGGCAAGGGAATCGCCCTCTGCTGTTCCGAGGTGACCCGCGGATTCCGGTTCCCGGAGCTGGGCGTGGCGGTGGTCACCGAGGCGGAAGTCTTCGGGGAAAAGGCCCGGGTGCGCAAGGGCCGCCGGGAGGCCGCGCCTCCCGTCGAGGAGTTCTCGCTCACGGAGCTGCGCGTAAACGACCTGGCCGTCCATGTGGACCACGGCATTGGCGTCTATCGGGGGCTTCTGCGCCGTCAGGCCGCGGGCGTGGAGGGGGATTTCCTCGTGCTGGAGTACGCCGGCGGTGACCGCCTCTTCGTGCCCGTTGAGAAGATGTCGCGCGTCCAGCGGTACGTCGCCTCCGAGGAAGACCGGCCGCGGCTGGCGCGGTTGGGAGGGACCGCATGGCAGCGGGCCAAGCAGCGGGTGCGCGACTCCCTGCTCGCGATGGCCCAGGACCTGATCGGCGTCCAGGCGAAGCGACAGCTGGCCACCCGGCCGCCGTCCGTTCCCCCGGACGCCGTCTTCCGGGAGTTCGAGGCGGCCTTCGACCACGAGGAGACCCCGGACCAGCAGAAGGTGATCGAGGAGGTGATTCGGGACCTGACGTCGCCCCGGCCGATGGACCGCCTCGTTTGCGGGGACGTGGGGTACGGCAAGACGGAAGTGGCGATCCGCGCAGCGCTCAAAGTGGTGCTCGACGGGCGCCAGGCGGCAGTCCTCGTCCCCACCACGGTCCTGGCGGAGCAGCACTACCAGACCTTCCGAAGGCGACTCTCCGGCTACCCCGTGCGGGTGGAGAACCTTTCCCGCTTCCAATCGAAGGCAGGGCAGGCAAGGGTGGCGAAGGATCTTGCCGGAGGCTTGGTCGACATCGTCATCGGTACCCACCGGCTCCTGCAGAAGGACGTCTCCTTCAGGAACCTGGGAGTCGTGATCATCGACGAGGAGCAGCGGTTCGGCGTAGCGCACAAGGAGAGGCTCAAAAAAATGCGCGCCTCGGTCGACGTGCTGACCCTCTCGGCCACCCCGATCCCCCGGACGCTCCACATGGCGTTCTCGGGGATCCGCGACATCAGCATCATCGCCACGCCGCCGGAGGACCGTCTCTCGATCCGCACCTTCGTCCTGCCGTTTTCGGAGGAGACGATCCGCGAGGCCGTCGACCGGGAGGTCCGGCGCGGCGGGCAGGTCTTCTTCGTCCACAACCGGGTCCAGTCCCTCCCGGCGATGGAGCGGTACCTGCGGGAGATCCTCCCCGACGTCCGGATCGGCGTTGCGCACGGGCAGACGGACGAGGAGGAGCTTTCCCACGCGATGGACGACTTCGCGGCAAGGCGGACCGATCTTCTCCTGTGCACCGCCATCATCGAGGCGGGGCTGGACATCGCCAACGCGAACACGATCCTCGTCAACCAGGCGCACCGTTTCGGCCTGGCCCAGCTCTACCAGCTGCGCGGCAGGGTGGGGCGGGACCGGCACCGCGCCTACGCCTACTTCCTCCTGCCGAAGGACGTGGCGATGACGCGGCACGCGACGCAGCGGCTGGCCGTGCTCGAGGAGCTGACCGAGCTCGGCTCGGGGTTCAAGATCGCCTCCCACGACCTGGAGATCCGCGGCGCGGGGAACCTGCTGGGGAAGGACCAGTCCGGGCAGATCCACCAGGTGGGGTACGAGCTGTACACCCAGCTCCTGTCGGAGTCGATGGCCGAGCTTTCCGGGAAGGCCGTCGCCGAGGAGGAGGAGCCCGAGCTCGACTTGAGGATTCCGGCCTTCCTGCCCGACGACTACCTCCCCGAGGCGGGGGTCCGGCTGGAGTTCTACAGGAGGCTGGCGATGGCGAAAACGGTGGACGCGGCCGACGAACTCGAGCTGGAGCTGCTCGACCGCTTCGGCCGCCTTCCCGCACCGGCGAAGGCGCTGTGCGATCTTTCCCGGCTCCGGGTCCGGATGCGCGAGGCGGGTGTCCGCGAGTTGAAGCGGGGGAACGGGGCGCTCTATCTGACGCTTTCGGACCGGGCGGAGGTCGACCGTCGCCTCCTGGTGCAATGGGTGACCCGGGAGAAGGCGGCGTTCTCGTTCGTGCGGGGGGAGGTGCTGGCGATGAAGTTCCCGGGGGATGCGCCGGAAGGCGTGCTTTCCGCGGCCAAAAACCTGTTGAACCGCTTCCCCCCGGGGCGTAGCATATAA
- a CDS encoding glycerol-3-phosphate dehydrogenase, translating into MAQEREARIAVVGGGSWGTAFAAMLSERHGDVSLWVREPGVYAEIREGRENRTFLPGFPVPSKVRPTMDLAEALLDREIVAVAVPSHHLRAVVRGAAKHLFPGACVVSLAKGVENGTLRRMTEVLAEELPEFSGRLAALSGPTFAREVAEGKPTGATVAAASVKVTAVLQAAFSGKRFRVYAETDVVGIEIGGALKNVMAIAAGMSDGLGFGHNARSLLIARGLAEITRLGVRLGASPQTFAGLSGLGDLVLTCTGDLSRNRTVGMRVGRGESVRGILSGMKMVAEGVNTARAAVDLSRRTGVPMPISEQVYRILHEGKDAKTAVDELFARALRAERD; encoded by the coding sequence ATGGCGCAGGAAAGGGAAGCGCGGATTGCCGTGGTTGGGGGGGGGTCGTGGGGAACCGCGTTCGCCGCGATGCTTTCGGAGCGGCACGGCGACGTCTCCCTCTGGGTGCGCGAACCGGGGGTGTACGCGGAGATCCGGGAGGGGCGCGAAAATCGGACCTTTCTGCCCGGGTTCCCCGTCCCCTCGAAGGTACGGCCGACGATGGATCTGGCCGAGGCCCTTTTGGACCGGGAGATCGTGGCCGTCGCGGTCCCCTCCCATCACCTGCGAGCGGTGGTGCGGGGTGCAGCGAAACATCTTTTCCCCGGCGCCTGCGTGGTATCGCTCGCCAAGGGGGTGGAGAACGGGACCCTGCGGAGGATGACCGAAGTCCTCGCGGAAGAGCTGCCGGAGTTTTCGGGCCGGCTGGCAGCGCTCTCGGGGCCGACCTTCGCCCGGGAGGTCGCGGAGGGGAAGCCGACCGGCGCCACGGTGGCGGCGGCAAGCGTAAAGGTGACCGCCGTCCTGCAGGCCGCCTTCTCCGGGAAGCGGTTCCGGGTCTATGCGGAGACCGACGTGGTCGGCATCGAGATCGGCGGGGCGTTGAAAAACGTGATGGCCATCGCCGCCGGCATGTCCGACGGGCTGGGGTTCGGGCACAACGCCCGCTCCCTTCTTATCGCCCGCGGCCTGGCCGAGATCACCCGGCTGGGGGTGCGCCTGGGGGCCAGCCCGCAAACGTTCGCGGGGCTTTCGGGGCTTGGGGATCTCGTGTTGACCTGCACCGGGGACTTGTCGCGGAACCGGACGGTCGGGATGCGCGTCGGAAGGGGAGAGAGCGTCCGTGGGATCCTGTCGGGGATGAAGATGGTGGCGGAGGGGGTCAACACCGCGCGGGCGGCGGTCGACCTGTCCCGCCGGACGGGGGTGCCGATGCCGATCTCCGAGCAGGTGTACCGGATCCTGCACGAGGGGAAGGACGCCAAAACCGCGGTGGACGAGCTGTTCGCCCGGGCGCTGCGCGCGGAAAGGGACTAA